Proteins from a single region of Crassaminicella profunda:
- a CDS encoding redox-sensing transcriptional repressor Rex — protein sequence MQRENVKISMAVIRRLPKYRRYLEELLDKGINRISSRELSKIIGFTASQIRQDLNNFGGFGQQGYGYNVAGLYEEIGKILGLDNTYNTIIVGAGNLGQAIANYTNFEKSGFVPKAMFDVNPRLIGLKIRDIEIMDADNIQAYIKENNIHIGIICTNKEHAQGVADLLIKSNIKGIWNFAPTDLDVPEHIMLENVHLSESLYTLSFLLKHNDDDENM from the coding sequence ATGCAAAGAGAAAATGTGAAAATATCAATGGCTGTAATTAGAAGATTACCTAAATACAGAAGATATCTAGAAGAATTATTAGATAAAGGAATTAATAGAATTTCTTCTAGAGAATTAAGTAAAATTATTGGCTTTACTGCGTCTCAAATAAGACAAGATTTAAACAATTTTGGAGGCTTTGGACAGCAGGGATATGGCTATAATGTGGCAGGCCTTTATGAGGAAATAGGTAAAATATTAGGATTAGATAATACGTATAATACCATTATTGTAGGCGCAGGAAATTTGGGTCAGGCAATAGCAAATTATACGAATTTTGAAAAATCTGGATTTGTCCCTAAGGCCATGTTTGATGTTAATCCTAGATTAATTGGTTTAAAAATAAGAGATATTGAAATTATGGATGCAGATAATATACAAGCGTATATAAAAGAAAATAATATACATATTGGAATTATCTGTACAAACAAAGAGCATGCACAAGGGGTAGCTGATCTATTAATCAAAAGTAATATAAAGGGAATCTGGAATTTTGCACCTACAGATTTAGATGTTCCAGAACATATCATGCTAGAAAATGTACATCTAAGTGAAAGTTTATATACATTATCTTTCTTATTAAAACACAATGATGATGATGAAAACATGTAA